A part of Amycolatopsis lurida genomic DNA contains:
- a CDS encoding helix-turn-helix domain-containing protein — MLTLEEDVEAQALRAQGWSVSAIARHLGRDRKTIRRYLAGDVVPGKRRSAGQDPFEPFVGYCRARLADDLHLWAATLLDEIAELGYPGRLLDVHSRAAPLSAAPALRAVSDFLRP, encoded by the coding sequence ATGCTCACTCTGGAGGAAGACGTGGAGGCGCAGGCCCTGCGTGCTCAAGGCTGGTCAGTCTCGGCGATCGCCCGACATCTCGGACGCGACCGCAAGACCATCCGCCGCTACCTGGCCGGCGACGTCGTTCCAGGCAAACGCCGGTCGGCGGGGCAGGATCCGTTCGAACCATTCGTCGGCTACTGCCGCGCTCGGCTGGCCGACGACCTACATTTGTGGGCAGCGACGCTGCTGGACGAGATCGCCGAGCTCGGCTACCCAGGGCGGCTACTCGACGTTCACTCGCGCGCTGCGCCGCTATCAGCTGCGCCCGCATTGCGAGCCGTGTCAGATTTCCTGCGGCCGTGA
- a CDS encoding type I polyketide synthase, whose product MASRVEEEAIAIVGIGCRFPGGIEDMPSFWELVASGTDAIGDIPAGRWRIDDHYDADPTAPGRMFVRQGGFLRNPVDEFDAGFFGISPREAAALDPQQRLLLEVTWESLENAGIPPKSTAAGNVGVYVGGFTFDAATLQLTDSNRHLVSSATPTGVSMTMLAARLSYAFDWRGPALTLDTACSSSLVALHHAVGALARGDCDLAVAAGVNVMVNPVTTVLMSKGQFLSPDARCKSFDHRANGYARGEGAGVLLLKPLPAAVRDGDRVHAVVRGTAVNQDGRTPGITVPSVDAQRALIEQACQVGDVEPASVGYFEAHGTGTAVGDPIEATAIGEVLGVSSSTHWIGSVKSNFGHTEAAAGIAGVIKAVLCLGKGLIPPNLHFERPNPKIPFDRLPLRVPTEMVSFPESAGPRRAGVNSFGFGGTNAHAILEQWTGSEPVAATEAEVGPVLLPLSARSPEALRALVDSYATALESPGSPSLRRVARAASRQREHHPLRTFVVAGDSVEAAAKLRELTVEPRRATRPGNAFVYTGMGPQWWGMGRELLATEPSFAEVVVACDEVLAKFGVCMADEFRRDETESRLTETLYAQVANFVVQAGLTVLWRAWGIEPAFIVGHSVGEVAAAYAAGVYTLEDALTISFHRANLQSRLAGRGAMAAVDLPADEVAAYLRSGVAVAAVNSTYATTLAGDHDALAAMSRELTDAGASVKPLRVEVAYHSHQMEEIREPLLAALREIRPRSAEVPLFSTVTGDQVEGPELDAGYWWRNVRETVRFADAFRRVLTWTPGAVLEIGPHPVLASAIDEALADRADDIVRLASLRRGEPQREYLLTVLGHRYAAGADPAWDRVHPGSREHLDLPRYPWQRERHWVESVASREKRLGTTDLLLGGRPVAGVTPVHDIELSTSALPYLDDHRIGESVVFPGSGYLEAALAAFPDDEPCLLEDVVFHRPLVLAPSPIPTLRAGFDPARQLLTLHSRTQPDDPVWTLHAELRRGHFAKARLPERRTEKLAVLAEGLPELGHEDVYSRLGGTGLNYGPAFRAVERLWWRQESREVFAELRLDTLEQKGHRLHPVVLDAALQAVIAGALMLGDGVESGTYVPARIDALQFFCSPATRLWVHGRGHPAAGPGRIECDLSLVTDDGEVVAEVRGLQARRLAEAADEPSTLAYGHVWQPEPLPQASERQPDGRWIIIGSSATAAGLTRDLAAAGAGALAVDPAGDDWLDRVLAAASACRGVVYVDSIDAEAACAPIAAPLRLVQELPAVPLFLVTTGAQGISTVNPSAASLWGFGRVVAAERPELRCRLVDLALGVSGEALLAEVLHDKGDEVSLRPDGRYVRRLKQAEDGSELDHVRTRTDLTPMRLASSGGELGFLATTRRPPGPGEVELRVSHVGLNFKDILKHTGLISPHAIEGSHSGESLGLECAGKVVAVGDGVADLEIGDEVFAHSRDLYVSHVTLDAVRVVKKPAALSAAEAASLLPVVTAHLSLVRLAGLRDGERVLIHSAAGAVGLAAARIAKWLGAEVFVTAGSAQRRDFLRQEGFAHVADSRSSSFADDVLGWTGGAGVDVVVNSLPGSMIDHSLRALSTFGRFVELGKPGDVADHAVRLASTRRALSFHSFDYDQMMALRPGDVRACMQAVAGLCEQKAIAPLPVAEWPAKDAAEAFRAMASPEHRGKIVLRMADEEVLVPASSMPETPVRPDRTYVITGGLGGLGRTVARWLAEQGARHLVLVGRGGVTTDVADRLVTDLTAEGVEVRVEKADVGDHAQVRALVADVRAQMPPLAGVLHAAADFDDVVLADADADRLLTATRPKADGAWHLHRETLGDSLDFFVLFSSVAAQLGAVGAGAYATANEFLNGLARYRRAQGLPATSVGWGMIDDVGVTVSRDGYVGDVLRRTGHVGISPARLVAELRALLHTQPAEVSVADIDWPRWARANPQLAPLPMFATVVPVGATDSGDESVGRRLREASPADRVSMLPALVTPLLQRTTGLTEQQLGEEQAVDVDSLTAVELRVLLQRHLGVAVPAVRLQRSLSVGVLAELLVDELDRTQPETAAALHEITSADGLVIYGHLSVPPDPGPHPAVVVCTAGEGGALNADGDYAHLSEHAPLLAAGFAVFTVDQRGAPGHGHEFTARAEMGGGDVDDVIAATRYLADLPEIDGTRISIVGTSRGAYTAVLALERRPDLWLHAALLMGLYDPAVLVAAEHAQPGTLLPADSGFSSADVESYFTAPERQPLAGVSTLNAPLLIVHGDADSIVPLAQSEELAAQVRKAGLRAEMITVPGLAHDSEHEDQVWTGLWPEIGQFLRKGTR is encoded by the coding sequence ATGGCGTCAAGGGTTGAGGAAGAAGCGATCGCGATCGTCGGGATCGGCTGCCGTTTTCCGGGCGGGATCGAGGACATGCCGAGTTTCTGGGAGTTGGTCGCGTCCGGGACCGACGCGATCGGTGATATCCCGGCCGGCCGGTGGCGGATTGATGACCACTACGACGCGGATCCGACTGCGCCGGGCCGGATGTTCGTGCGGCAGGGTGGTTTCCTGCGAAATCCGGTCGACGAGTTCGACGCGGGCTTCTTCGGGATATCGCCACGCGAGGCGGCCGCGCTGGATCCGCAGCAGCGGCTGCTGCTGGAGGTCACCTGGGAATCGCTGGAGAACGCCGGGATCCCGCCGAAGTCGACCGCAGCCGGCAATGTCGGTGTCTACGTCGGCGGGTTCACCTTCGACGCGGCGACGCTGCAGCTGACCGACTCGAACCGGCATCTGGTCAGCTCGGCCACGCCAACCGGTGTGAGCATGACGATGCTGGCCGCGCGCTTGTCGTATGCGTTCGACTGGCGCGGTCCGGCGTTGACTCTCGACACCGCATGCTCGTCGTCGCTGGTCGCGCTGCACCACGCGGTGGGCGCGCTCGCCCGCGGGGACTGCGACCTCGCGGTGGCCGCAGGGGTGAACGTGATGGTCAATCCGGTCACCACGGTTCTGATGTCCAAGGGGCAATTCCTTTCGCCGGATGCCCGATGCAAGTCGTTCGACCACCGGGCCAACGGTTACGCCCGTGGCGAGGGCGCGGGTGTCCTGCTGCTGAAGCCGTTGCCCGCGGCAGTGCGTGACGGTGACCGCGTCCACGCAGTCGTGCGTGGCACGGCGGTGAACCAGGACGGCCGCACTCCGGGGATCACCGTGCCCAGCGTGGACGCCCAGCGCGCGCTGATCGAGCAAGCCTGCCAGGTCGGGGACGTCGAGCCCGCGTCCGTCGGGTACTTCGAAGCCCACGGCACCGGTACTGCAGTGGGTGATCCGATCGAGGCCACCGCGATCGGTGAGGTCCTGGGTGTTTCGTCGAGTACGCACTGGATCGGATCGGTCAAATCGAACTTCGGGCACACCGAGGCGGCGGCGGGTATCGCCGGGGTGATCAAGGCGGTGCTGTGCCTCGGCAAGGGGCTGATCCCGCCCAACCTGCATTTCGAACGGCCCAATCCGAAGATCCCATTCGACCGGCTTCCGCTGCGCGTGCCGACGGAGATGGTGTCGTTCCCGGAGTCGGCGGGCCCGCGCCGGGCCGGGGTGAACTCGTTCGGCTTCGGCGGGACGAACGCACACGCCATCCTGGAGCAGTGGACGGGATCCGAGCCGGTCGCGGCGACCGAGGCGGAGGTCGGGCCGGTTCTCCTGCCGCTGTCGGCGCGAAGCCCGGAAGCCTTGCGTGCGCTGGTGGATTCCTACGCGACGGCGCTGGAAAGTCCGGGAAGCCCGTCCCTGCGGCGGGTCGCCAGGGCGGCATCGCGGCAGCGTGAGCACCATCCGCTGCGGACGTTCGTGGTGGCTGGGGACTCGGTGGAGGCGGCGGCCAAGCTGCGGGAGCTGACCGTCGAGCCGAGGCGGGCGACGCGGCCGGGAAATGCCTTTGTGTACACCGGAATGGGCCCGCAGTGGTGGGGTATGGGCCGTGAACTCCTGGCGACGGAGCCGAGTTTCGCCGAGGTTGTCGTGGCTTGCGACGAGGTGCTGGCGAAATTCGGTGTGTGCATGGCGGACGAGTTCCGCCGCGACGAAACCGAGTCGCGGCTCACAGAGACGTTGTACGCGCAGGTCGCGAATTTCGTGGTGCAGGCCGGGCTCACCGTTTTGTGGCGGGCATGGGGAATCGAGCCGGCCTTCATCGTGGGCCACAGTGTTGGCGAGGTTGCTGCCGCTTATGCAGCGGGCGTGTACACGCTCGAAGACGCTCTCACCATCAGCTTCCACCGCGCGAACCTTCAGTCACGCCTTGCCGGACGCGGCGCGATGGCGGCCGTGGACCTGCCCGCGGACGAGGTCGCCGCGTATTTGCGGTCCGGCGTCGCGGTTGCGGCGGTCAACAGCACGTACGCGACAACGCTCGCCGGCGACCACGACGCCTTGGCAGCGATGAGCCGGGAGCTGACAGACGCGGGAGCGTCGGTGAAACCACTCCGCGTCGAGGTGGCGTACCACAGCCACCAGATGGAGGAGATCCGCGAACCCCTGCTCGCCGCGTTACGGGAGATTCGCCCGCGCAGTGCGGAAGTCCCGCTTTTCTCGACGGTCACCGGTGACCAGGTCGAGGGGCCGGAACTCGATGCGGGATACTGGTGGCGCAACGTCCGCGAGACGGTCCGGTTCGCCGACGCGTTCCGGCGCGTGCTCACCTGGACTCCCGGTGCCGTGCTGGAGATCGGGCCGCACCCGGTGCTCGCGTCCGCGATCGACGAGGCGCTGGCCGACCGGGCCGACGACATCGTCCGCCTGGCGTCGTTGCGCCGCGGGGAACCCCAGCGCGAGTACCTGCTCACCGTGCTCGGTCACCGGTATGCCGCCGGTGCCGATCCGGCGTGGGACCGGGTGCATCCGGGGTCGCGTGAGCACCTCGATCTGCCGCGGTATCCGTGGCAGAGGGAGCGGCATTGGGTGGAATCGGTGGCGTCGCGGGAAAAGCGGCTGGGCACCACTGACCTTCTGCTCGGCGGACGGCCGGTCGCCGGGGTCACTCCGGTCCACGACATCGAGCTGTCGACCTCGGCGCTGCCCTACCTCGATGATCACCGGATCGGCGAGTCGGTGGTGTTCCCCGGCTCCGGCTATCTGGAAGCCGCGCTGGCCGCCTTCCCGGACGACGAGCCGTGCCTGCTCGAAGACGTCGTGTTCCACCGGCCGCTCGTGCTGGCGCCCTCGCCGATCCCGACGCTGCGGGCAGGCTTCGACCCGGCACGGCAGCTGCTCACGCTGCACAGCCGCACCCAGCCCGACGATCCTGTATGGACGTTGCACGCCGAGCTGCGCCGCGGCCACTTCGCCAAGGCCCGGCTGCCGGAACGTCGTACCGAAAAACTCGCAGTCCTCGCTGAAGGACTGCCGGAACTCGGGCACGAGGACGTGTACTCGCGGCTCGGCGGTACCGGCCTGAACTACGGTCCGGCGTTCCGTGCCGTGGAGCGGTTGTGGTGGCGGCAAGAGAGCCGCGAGGTGTTCGCCGAACTGCGGCTGGACACCCTGGAGCAGAAGGGCCACCGGCTGCACCCCGTGGTGCTCGACGCGGCACTGCAGGCGGTGATCGCCGGTGCGCTGATGCTCGGCGATGGCGTGGAATCCGGCACCTATGTCCCGGCCCGGATCGATGCGCTGCAGTTCTTCTGCAGCCCGGCCACCCGGCTGTGGGTGCATGGCCGGGGCCACCCCGCTGCGGGGCCTGGCCGGATCGAGTGCGATCTGTCCCTGGTGACCGACGACGGTGAAGTCGTCGCCGAGGTCAGGGGGCTGCAGGCCAGGCGGCTCGCGGAAGCAGCGGACGAGCCGTCGACGCTGGCCTACGGGCACGTGTGGCAGCCGGAACCGCTACCGCAGGCGTCGGAGCGGCAGCCGGACGGCCGGTGGATCATCATCGGATCGTCGGCCACGGCAGCCGGGCTCACCCGGGACCTTGCCGCAGCCGGGGCAGGCGCCCTCGCTGTGGATCCGGCCGGTGACGACTGGCTCGATCGGGTGCTCGCCGCGGCTTCGGCCTGCCGCGGCGTGGTTTACGTGGACAGCATCGACGCCGAGGCCGCGTGCGCACCGATCGCCGCACCGTTGCGGCTCGTGCAGGAACTGCCTGCCGTGCCGTTGTTCCTCGTGACCACAGGTGCGCAGGGCATCTCCACGGTGAACCCGTCGGCGGCTTCGTTGTGGGGATTCGGCCGCGTCGTCGCCGCGGAACGGCCAGAGTTGCGATGCCGGCTAGTGGATCTCGCCCTGGGCGTGTCCGGGGAGGCGCTGCTCGCCGAAGTCCTTCACGACAAGGGCGACGAAGTCTCCCTCCGCCCCGACGGCCGGTATGTGCGGCGGTTGAAGCAGGCCGAGGACGGCTCGGAACTTGACCACGTCCGCACGCGCACCGACCTCACCCCAATGCGGCTGGCGTCGTCCGGTGGTGAACTCGGTTTCCTCGCCACCACCCGCCGACCGCCCGGCCCCGGTGAGGTCGAGCTCCGGGTGTCCCACGTGGGGCTCAACTTCAAGGACATCCTCAAGCACACCGGCCTGATCTCGCCGCACGCGATCGAGGGCAGCCATTCCGGAGAGTCGCTCGGGCTCGAATGCGCGGGCAAGGTCGTGGCGGTGGGCGATGGCGTGGCCGATCTCGAAATCGGGGATGAGGTGTTCGCGCACAGCCGGGACCTGTACGTCTCGCACGTGACGCTCGACGCGGTACGCGTGGTCAAGAAACCGGCCGCGTTGTCCGCCGCCGAGGCCGCGTCACTGCTGCCCGTGGTCACCGCGCACCTGTCGCTAGTCCGGCTCGCGGGTCTCCGCGACGGGGAGCGGGTGCTCATCCATTCCGCCGCCGGGGCCGTCGGGCTGGCGGCGGCGCGGATCGCGAAGTGGCTCGGCGCGGAGGTATTCGTCACCGCGGGCAGTGCGCAGCGGCGCGATTTCCTGCGGCAGGAGGGCTTTGCTCACGTCGCCGATTCACGGTCGTCGTCGTTCGCGGACGACGTCCTGGGCTGGACCGGTGGCGCCGGCGTCGACGTGGTGGTGAACTCATTGCCCGGCAGCATGATCGACCACAGCCTCCGTGCGCTGAGCACCTTCGGGCGGTTCGTCGAGCTGGGCAAACCGGGGGACGTCGCGGACCACGCGGTGCGGCTCGCCTCGACCCGGCGGGCACTGTCGTTCCACTCCTTCGACTACGACCAGATGATGGCCCTGCGCCCCGGCGACGTCCGGGCATGCATGCAGGCGGTCGCGGGACTCTGCGAACAGAAAGCGATCGCGCCGTTGCCAGTCGCCGAGTGGCCGGCGAAGGACGCCGCCGAGGCATTCCGGGCCATGGCGAGTCCCGAGCACCGTGGGAAGATCGTGCTGCGCATGGCCGATGAGGAGGTGCTGGTGCCGGCGTCGTCGATGCCCGAGACGCCGGTCCGGCCGGATCGGACCTACGTCATCACCGGTGGTCTCGGTGGCCTCGGCCGGACGGTGGCGCGCTGGCTTGCCGAGCAAGGCGCGCGGCACCTCGTGCTCGTCGGCCGCGGCGGGGTCACCACGGACGTCGCCGACCGGCTGGTGACGGACTTGACCGCCGAAGGCGTTGAGGTGCGGGTCGAGAAGGCCGATGTCGGCGACCACGCGCAGGTGCGGGCACTCGTCGCGGACGTCCGCGCCCAAATGCCTCCGCTCGCCGGTGTCCTGCATGCCGCGGCCGATTTCGACGACGTCGTGCTTGCCGACGCCGACGCTGACCGGCTGCTCACGGCAACCCGGCCGAAGGCGGACGGTGCTTGGCATCTGCACCGGGAAACTCTCGGCGACAGCCTCGACTTCTTCGTGCTGTTTTCGTCAGTCGCGGCGCAACTGGGTGCGGTCGGCGCGGGCGCGTACGCCACAGCTAATGAGTTCCTCAACGGCCTTGCCCGCTACCGGCGCGCACAGGGGCTTCCCGCGACCAGCGTCGGCTGGGGAATGATCGACGACGTCGGGGTCACGGTGAGCCGTGACGGCTACGTCGGCGATGTCCTTCGCCGCACCGGTCATGTTGGTATTTCCCCCGCCCGGCTGGTCGCCGAGCTGAGAGCGTTGCTGCACACGCAGCCTGCGGAGGTGTCGGTCGCCGACATCGATTGGCCGCGGTGGGCGCGTGCGAATCCGCAGCTCGCACCGTTGCCGATGTTCGCGACCGTAGTCCCGGTGGGCGCCACGGATAGCGGGGACGAGTCCGTCGGGAGGCGGCTGCGGGAGGCCAGCCCTGCCGATCGTGTGTCGATGCTGCCCGCGCTCGTCACGCCGTTGTTGCAGCGGACCACGGGCCTCACCGAGCAGCAACTCGGCGAAGAGCAGGCGGTCGACGTCGACTCGCTCACCGCGGTCGAGCTACGGGTGCTGCTGCAGAGGCATCTCGGGGTCGCGGTACCTGCGGTGCGGCTGCAGCGCAGCCTCAGCGTGGGCGTGCTCGCCGAGCTTCTCGTCGACGAGCTGGACCGTACACAGCCCGAAACGGCCGCTGCACTACACGAGATCACCTCGGCCGATGGGCTGGTGATCTACGGCCACCTGAGCGTTCCCCCGGATCCCGGACCACATCCGGCTGTCGTGGTATGCACGGCGGGCGAAGGCGGAGCGTTGAATGCCGACGGTGACTACGCGCACCTCAGCGAGCACGCGCCCCTGCTCGCCGCAGGGTTCGCCGTTTTCACCGTGGACCAGCGCGGCGCGCCAGGGCACGGACACGAATTTACCGCCAGGGCCGAAATGGGCGGCGGAGATGTCGACGACGTCATCGCGGCTACCCGGTATCTCGCCGACCTGCCCGAGATCGATGGCACACGGATCAGCATCGTAGGCACCAGCCGCGGTGCCTATACCGCGGTGCTGGCGCTGGAACGCCGTCCCGATTTGTGGCTGCACGCGGCACTGCTGATGGGCCTGTACGACCCGGCAGTGCTGGTCGCGGCCGAGCATGCCCAGCCCGGCACGCTGCTCCCGGCGGACTCCGGGTTCAGCTCGGCCGACGTCGAAAGCTACTTCACCGCACCGGAACGGCAGCCGCTCGCCGGCGTCAGCACGCTCAACGCACCGCTGCTGATCGTGCACGGCGACGCGGACTCCATCGTGCCCCTCGCACAGTCGGAAGAACTCGCCGCCCAGGTCCGGAAGGCGGGCCTGCGCGCGGAAATGATCACCGTGCCCGGCTTGGCACACGACAGCGAACACGAAGATCAGGTGTGGACCGGTTTGTGGCCCGAGATCGGCCAGTTCCTCCGGAAAGGCACGCGATGA
- a CDS encoding pentapeptide repeat-containing protein has protein sequence MDFSSASLDGDVDFSGSIFDADLVSFAGAQFSGTTDFTGSAFIGATVDFSDACFLGGGVDFTDCSFRGGEVTFAGAHFKGGTVDLRAPGW, from the coding sequence GTGGACTTTTCCTCCGCCTCCCTCGATGGGGATGTGGATTTCTCGGGCAGCATTTTCGACGCTGACCTCGTGTCCTTCGCGGGCGCACAGTTCAGTGGTACCACGGACTTTACCGGGTCCGCGTTCATCGGCGCGACAGTCGATTTCAGTGACGCTTGCTTCCTGGGTGGAGGTGTAGATTTCACCGATTGCAGCTTCAGGGGCGGCGAGGTCACCTTTGCCGGTGCGCATTTCAAGGGTGGCACCGTGGACTTGCGCGCCCCCGGGTGGTGA
- a CDS encoding Mu transposase domain-containing protein — MTCPSRRGNRKGVVEKANHSAAQRWWRTLGDDVTIAEAQAGLDRLAVKLDSRRRVHDGERTIVAGVAAAERLHAPALIAFPAEFDLSQIVTRQALVAFRGNSYSVPPGLGGAQVQVRHRVGADVLRIVTDRGATVAVHHRAPDGAGRGVRDDGHVIGARTRRDGRLQHRSALHSQDALAAVGGGVGRSSTTARPARDGARGPRRDRPGHLRRHRGDAGQCTHL, encoded by the coding sequence ATGACGTGTCCGTCGCGGCGCGGGAACCGCAAGGGCGTGGTCGAGAAGGCCAACCACTCGGCCGCGCAGCGCTGGTGGCGCACCCTCGGCGACGACGTCACGATCGCCGAGGCCCAAGCCGGGCTCGATCGACTCGCGGTCAAGCTCGACAGCCGTCGCCGGGTCCATGACGGCGAACGGACCATCGTCGCCGGGGTGGCCGCAGCCGAGCGGCTGCACGCCCCGGCGCTGATCGCGTTCCCGGCCGAGTTCGATCTCAGCCAGATCGTCACACGACAGGCACTGGTCGCTTTCCGCGGCAACTCCTACTCCGTCCCGCCCGGGTTGGGCGGTGCGCAGGTTCAAGTCCGCCACAGGGTCGGCGCGGACGTGCTGCGGATCGTCACCGACCGCGGCGCAACGGTCGCGGTCCACCACCGCGCCCCGGACGGCGCCGGGCGGGGCGTCCGCGACGACGGGCACGTGATCGGCGCTCGAACACGCCGCGATGGGCGCCTTCAGCACCGATCGGCCCTGCACTCACAAGACGCGCTGGCCGCCGTCGGCGGCGGCGTTGGCCGAAGCAGCACGACTGCGCGACCTGCCCGCGACGGGGCCCGCGGCCCACGTCGTGATCGACCTGGCCACCTACGCCGCCACCGCGGCGACGCTGGGCAGTGCACCCACCTATGA